One genomic window of Pagrus major chromosome 22, Pma_NU_1.0 includes the following:
- the LOC141018348 gene encoding microtubule-associated protein RP/EB family member 3-like, giving the protein MAVNVYSTSMTIENLSRHDMLAWVNDSLQLTYTKIEQLGSGAAYCQFMDMLFPGCILLKKVKFNAKLEHEYIHNFKVLQAAFKRMNVDKIIPVERLVKGKFQDNFEFLQWFKKFFDANYDGKEYDPLLTRQGQDGTPPPPTPGPMRTSPTVPKSVPAPQRQIAAARRSTPMTRNGGDAELIELNQQLLDLKLTVEGLEKERDFYFAKLRDIELICQEYENDNHPVLTKIMDTLYATEEGFAPPDDEEIDEAAQGDQDEF; this is encoded by the exons ATGGCGGTGAATGTCTACTCCACCTCTATGACCATAGAGAACCTGAGTCGTCATGACATGTTGGCATGGGTTAACGACTCTCTACAGCTCACCTACACAAAGATCGAGCAGCTTGGttcag GTGCTGCCTACTGTCAGTTCATGGACATGCTGTTTCCAGGCTGCATATTGTTGAAGAAAGTCAAGTTCAATGCTAAGTTGGAACATGAATACATCCACAATTTCAAGGTCTTACAGGCTGCATTCAAGAGAATGAATGTGGACAAG atcATCCCCGTGGAGAGGCTGGTGAAAGGGAAGTTCCAGGACAACTTTGAGTTCCTTCAGTGGTTCAAGAAGTTTTTTGACGCCAACTATGATGGGAAAGAATACGACCCTTTACTGACAAGGCAGGGCCAGGATGGAACACCGCCTCCACCTACCCCAG GCCCCATGAGAACATCTCCCACAGTACCGAAGTCTGTTCCTGCCCCTCAGAGGCAGATAGCAGCAGCCCGCAGGAGCACTCCTATGACCCGCAATGGAGGAGACGCTGAGCTCATAGAGCTCAACCAGCAG CTGCTGGATTTGAAGCTGACTGTAGAGGggctggagaaggagagggactTCTACTTCGCAAAGCTGAGAGACATCGAGCTCATCTGCCAGGAATATGAAAATGATAATCACCCAGTCCTCACCAAAATCATGGATACACTGTATGCTACAGAG